A single genomic interval of Chryseobacterium paludis harbors:
- the tamL gene encoding translocation and assembly module lipoprotein TamL produces the protein MSCKHYKNSPQKYYKIISFATFIALLCACSTTKKVPDGEYLLTENKFNFEDQKEAFDSELKGYVQQKPNKKQFLFMPLGLWLYNAANPKYDTILNEYMTYPSEMRTQKLRDSLFIKYNMKSSIGKSLLLDRLYHNWGAAPVILDQTKVEKGAESINKRLTYRGYWDGEVKFKTKIDSAAKKAAVTYFITHNDPTYIKEYYYNIPDPVVHNIYQQKIHETLIRSGQVLDQTVLEKEVMRINEIMKDYGYYRFNNFNDEVYFVADSLKSRKQVPLTLEIHNDSIDTPYKVATIGNIDVAIVNEAGDFRKNTAKDSLRGIRFHKVNNKYQTRSIWRNIIVGHKQIYDQKKLDLTKRNILSMNNFTILKAKDSLRQGGEGSPNDSIIDVLYLLKPLPKYELKVGTDINYSQILNLGISPSIDLTTRNIFKGAENLSTSLSGTFGSIRSTKDISQRILAYELSAQASINFPRLLLPFDYYKLIPKRYSPTSSIVLGATVQNNIGLGRVNFNTGLNYLATVNDKVSHRLTLFNTQLSLTKNKSAYYDFFTNDNELRKEIFTNYFQSGPVGQSTETKYLAGQLTIDEVSQQIVTDTNYITSLDQKGRDLFTAFTGTLVNKDRQTQDVLISSMIYNYVYNEIGKKEYPNAFYFNGKVELAGNILSIFNQKRDDGGVVTSPQRTIFGVPYAQFVKFDFDVRKYFKFNGNQTLVLRQFIGVGIPYGNSTSMPVIRSYFNGGSNDIRAWVAFGGLGPADSQIDERVRTYMTDNLKLTTNIEYRIPFTDMYEGALFTDIGNTWSLRNYNDGYGDEFKFNKFLGQVGVGSGFGLRVNVAYITLRLDFAYKIYDPNKPNGDRWRFKDFQPFKPTLNIAFGYPF, from the coding sequence ATGAGCTGTAAGCATTATAAGAATTCTCCTCAAAAATATTATAAAATTATATCATTTGCAACATTTATTGCTCTTCTTTGTGCTTGTAGTACTACAAAAAAAGTTCCTGATGGTGAATATTTGCTTACAGAAAACAAATTTAATTTTGAAGATCAAAAAGAAGCTTTTGACAGTGAGTTAAAGGGTTATGTACAGCAAAAACCTAATAAAAAACAATTCCTGTTTATGCCATTAGGGTTATGGTTATATAATGCAGCTAATCCTAAATACGATACTATTCTTAATGAATACATGACCTACCCTAGTGAAATGCGAACTCAAAAATTAAGAGATTCTCTTTTCATTAAGTACAACATGAAAAGCAGCATAGGAAAAAGCTTATTACTTGACAGATTATACCACAACTGGGGTGCAGCACCTGTTATTCTGGATCAGACAAAAGTTGAGAAAGGAGCTGAATCTATTAATAAAAGACTTACCTACAGAGGATACTGGGATGGTGAAGTGAAATTTAAGACAAAGATTGATTCAGCAGCAAAAAAGGCAGCAGTTACATATTTTATCACTCACAATGATCCAACTTATATCAAAGAATATTATTACAATATTCCAGATCCGGTTGTTCATAATATATATCAGCAAAAGATTCATGAAACCCTTATCAGATCAGGGCAGGTTCTGGATCAGACAGTACTTGAAAAGGAAGTAATGAGGATCAATGAGATCATGAAAGATTATGGCTATTATAGGTTTAATAATTTTAATGATGAAGTTTATTTTGTTGCTGATTCATTAAAAAGCAGAAAACAGGTACCTCTTACTTTAGAGATTCACAATGATTCTATTGATACTCCATATAAAGTGGCTACAATTGGCAATATTGATGTTGCTATAGTAAATGAGGCAGGAGATTTTCGTAAAAATACAGCGAAGGACAGTTTAAGAGGAATCAGATTTCATAAGGTTAATAATAAATATCAGACACGATCTATATGGAGAAATATTATTGTCGGTCATAAACAAATATATGATCAGAAGAAACTTGATCTGACCAAAAGAAATATTTTGTCAATGAATAACTTCACCATTCTGAAAGCTAAAGATTCTTTAAGACAGGGCGGCGAAGGATCTCCAAATGACAGTATTATTGATGTCTTGTATTTGCTGAAACCGCTTCCCAAATATGAATTAAAAGTGGGAACAGATATTAATTATTCTCAAATATTAAATTTAGGAATCTCACCTTCTATTGATCTTACCACAAGAAATATTTTTAAAGGCGCAGAAAACCTTTCAACAAGTTTATCGGGGACATTTGGGTCGATAAGAAGTACCAAGGATATTAGCCAGAGAATTTTAGCTTATGAACTATCTGCACAGGCATCAATTAATTTTCCAAGACTTTTGCTACCTTTTGATTATTATAAATTGATTCCTAAAAGATACAGCCCAACATCATCTATTGTTCTTGGTGCCACCGTACAAAATAATATAGGTTTAGGAAGGGTTAACTTTAATACAGGATTAAATTATCTGGCAACAGTAAATGATAAAGTATCTCATAGGTTAACACTTTTCAACACACAGTTAAGTTTAACAAAGAATAAATCGGCTTATTATGATTTTTTCACCAATGATAATGAGTTAAGAAAAGAAATATTTACTAATTACTTTCAAAGCGGCCCGGTAGGTCAGTCAACGGAAACTAAATATTTGGCCGGACAACTTACAATTGATGAAGTTTCCCAACAAATTGTAACTGATACCAATTACATTACAAGTCTTGATCAAAAAGGAAGGGATCTTTTTACCGCATTTACAGGAACCCTGGTCAATAAGGACAGACAAACTCAAGATGTTCTGATTTCATCTATGATCTATAATTATGTGTATAATGAGATCGGAAAAAAGGAATACCCTAATGCATTTTATTTTAATGGAAAGGTAGAATTGGCAGGTAATATATTGAGTATATTTAACCAGAAAAGAGATGATGGAGGGGTTGTAACCAGCCCGCAAAGAACTATTTTCGGAGTACCTTATGCTCAGTTTGTGAAATTCGACTTTGACGTAAGAAAGTATTTTAAATTTAATGGAAATCAAACCTTGGTTCTTCGACAGTTTATTGGTGTAGGAATTCCTTACGGAAATTCCACTTCAATGCCTGTGATAAGATCTTATTTCAATGGAGGTTCCAATGACATCAGAGCCTGGGTTGCTTTTGGTGGTTTAGGTCCTGCTGATTCTCAGATTGATGAAAGGGTTCGAACCTACATGACGGATAATTTAAAACTGACAACCAATATCGAATATCGAATTCCTTTTACTGATATGTATGAGGGAGCTTTATTCACCGATATTGGTAACACATGGAGTCTTCGTAATTATAATGACGGATATGGTGATGAATTTAAATTCAATAAATTCTTAGGCCAGGTTGGTGTTGGTAGTGGATTTGGATTAAGAGTGAATGTAGCTTATATTACTTTAAGGCTAGATTTTGCTTACAAGATCTATGATCCCAATAAACCTAATGGAGACCGATGGAGATTTAAAGATTTCCAACCTTTCAAGCCAACATTAAATATCGCATTTGGTTATCCTTTCTAA
- a CDS encoding TrmH family RNA methyltransferase yields MLTAHTIKILQSLDKKKFRQKYNLFLVEGNKIISELPNSNFKIKEILSTDPHKLDFPGIMMTHISENELKKVSFLKTPKDSIAVCHIEPEKKITDQNIQLVLDGIQDPGNLGTIIRLADWFGIEQIICSEDTVDFYNPKVIQASMGSFTRVNIVYCDLVEYLSETDNINIGTDMDGENIYQFEKPHKLNLILGNEGNGMRPETEKLLHKSISIPRFGKSQSTESLNVSMAAGIILGQLFSSEK; encoded by the coding sequence ATGCTTACAGCTCATACAATAAAAATTTTACAGTCTTTAGATAAAAAGAAGTTCAGACAAAAATACAATTTGTTTTTGGTTGAAGGTAATAAAATCATTTCTGAACTTCCGAATTCTAACTTTAAAATTAAAGAAATATTATCTACGGATCCACATAAATTGGATTTTCCGGGAATAATGATGACTCATATATCTGAAAATGAGTTGAAAAAAGTTAGTTTTCTGAAAACTCCTAAAGATTCTATTGCTGTTTGCCATATTGAGCCTGAAAAAAAAATAACAGATCAAAATATTCAGCTTGTACTGGATGGGATTCAGGATCCTGGAAATTTAGGCACTATCATTCGTCTGGCAGATTGGTTTGGAATAGAACAGATTATTTGTAGTGAGGATACTGTGGATTTCTATAATCCTAAAGTGATCCAAGCCAGTATGGGATCTTTTACGAGAGTAAATATTGTATACTGTGATCTTGTAGAGTATCTTTCTGAGACGGATAATATAAATATAGGAACTGATATGGATGGAGAAAATATTTATCAGTTTGAAAAGCCTCATAAATTAAATCTAATCCTGGGAAATGAAGGAAATGGAATGCGTCCCGAAACCGAAAAATTACTTCATAAGAGCATAAGTATTCCAAGATTTGGAAAGTCTCAGTCTACAGAGAGTCTAAATGTATCAATGGCTGCGGGAATAATATTGGGACAATTGTTTTCATCTGAAAAATAA
- a CDS encoding phosphoribosyl-ATP pyrophosphatase, translating into MGRNYESLKELRIKKKLLKEELGDLENLLTFKNTKESLSAFTNGLTDQYLQEKVDEDGDEKIVLRKDVIAKQLTSEVKDMLISKNTAMGIASSALSGNALDGIIRLGATALVGNYAKKNMRSSNWKKKLLGVAMIYLAPIALKYVRKKLESYQKNKSVSSMEQLI; encoded by the coding sequence ATGGGCAGAAACTATGAAAGTTTAAAAGAATTAAGAATAAAAAAGAAATTACTGAAAGAGGAATTAGGTGATTTGGAAAACCTTCTTACATTCAAAAATACAAAGGAAAGTTTAAGCGCATTTACGAATGGTTTAACTGATCAGTATTTACAAGAAAAAGTAGATGAAGATGGTGATGAAAAGATTGTTTTGAGAAAAGATGTTATTGCAAAGCAGCTTACTTCTGAAGTAAAAGATATGCTTATTAGTAAAAATACGGCTATGGGAATTGCAAGTTCTGCATTGTCAGGAAATGCATTAGATGGTATTATTAGGTTGGGTGCCACTGCTTTAGTTGGAAATTATGCAAAGAAAAATATGCGCAGCTCCAACTGGAAAAAGAAATTATTGGGTGTTGCAATGATCTATCTGGCGCCGATTGCCTTAAAATATGTCAGAAAAAAGCTTGAAAGCTATCAAAAAAATAAAAGTGTATCCAGTATGGAACAACTTATATAA
- a CDS encoding phage holin family protein, with protein MIETIKEYASKRIDLLKIEATEKSSLSAGMITYLVVLLVAFAFFIILFNFGIAFLIGKAMDNYSYGFLIVAAFYLAVMILVILFKKRIVNSVADQVIKFLNH; from the coding sequence ATGATAGAAACTATTAAAGAATATGCATCTAAGAGAATAGATCTACTTAAAATAGAAGCTACCGAAAAGTCATCACTTTCCGCAGGTATGATTACCTATCTGGTTGTATTACTTGTTGCTTTTGCCTTTTTTATTATTCTTTTTAACTTTGGAATTGCATTTCTTATAGGTAAGGCAATGGATAATTATTCTTACGGATTTTTAATTGTTGCTGCATTCTACCTTGCAGTAATGATTCTTGTTATTCTATTTAAAAAGAGAATAGTAAATTCCGTGGCAGATCAAGTTATTAAATTTTTAAATCATTAA
- a CDS encoding YtxH domain-containing protein, producing MSRKGNNTAGILAGLLAGAAAGVVLGMLYAPEEGKETRKKIKTKANDLKDQAKSKYGEVSERVKDQYGNISSTFKETANSVAHTVKDGYDKYKDQIVSKTTDVVKDVEAELNDLK from the coding sequence ATGTCAAGAAAAGGAAACAATACAGCAGGTATATTAGCAGGTCTTCTTGCAGGTGCAGCAGCGGGTGTAGTACTGGGAATGCTTTACGCACCTGAAGAAGGAAAAGAAACTAGAAAAAAAATAAAGACTAAAGCTAACGATCTTAAAGATCAGGCTAAAAGCAAGTACGGAGAAGTTTCTGAAAGAGTAAAAGATCAGTATGGTAATATATCTTCTACCTTCAAAGAAACAGCAAATAGTGTTGCTCACACCGTAAAAGATGGATACGACAAATATAAAGATCAGATTGTTTCTAAAACTACTGATGTAGTAAAAGATGTAGAAGCAGAATTGAACGATCTTAAATAG
- the cmk gene encoding (d)CMP kinase codes for MKKPVIAIDGYSSTGKSSISKVIADKLGLIHLDTGALYRGVTWFALQNCKNENDSIDLNLLFSSLHKIHLEFKNNNGELVLYLNHNDISKEIRSNEVSDNVSLVAKQKEVRDFLLQSQRSIAEKGGVIMDGRDIGTIVLPDADFKFFLTASIDERTKRRYNELLSLDIEANEQQVKENLIERDKIDSEREIAPLKKAEDAIIIDNTELSKKETIEAILAYIRKI; via the coding sequence ATGAAAAAACCAGTAATAGCTATCGATGGGTACTCGTCTACCGGAAAAAGTTCAATATCAAAGGTCATTGCTGACAAATTGGGGCTTATCCATTTAGATACAGGGGCGCTTTATAGAGGAGTTACCTGGTTTGCTTTGCAAAATTGTAAGAACGAAAATGATTCTATAGATCTAAACCTACTCTTTTCATCGTTACATAAAATTCATTTGGAATTTAAAAATAACAATGGTGAACTTGTTCTTTACCTTAATCATAATGATATTTCGAAAGAGATACGTAGCAATGAAGTTTCCGATAATGTAAGTCTTGTTGCCAAGCAAAAAGAAGTACGTGATTTTCTATTGCAATCACAACGATCTATTGCCGAAAAAGGCGGAGTTATAATGGATGGCAGAGATATCGGAACTATTGTCTTACCTGATGCTGATTTTAAATTTTTCCTGACAGCCAGTATTGATGAAAGAACAAAAAGAAGATATAATGAACTTTTAAGTTTAGATATAGAAGCTAATGAGCAGCAGGTAAAGGAAAATCTTATCGAAAGAGATAAAATAGACAGTGAGAGGGAGATTGCGCCATTAAAAAAAGCGGAAGACGCTATTATCATTGACAATACAGAACTTTCCAAAAAGGAAACTATTGAGGCGATACTGGCCTATATCAGAAAGATTTAA
- the porQ gene encoding type IX secretion system protein PorQ has protein sequence MKKIIILSLFLSGIVSFAQTGTNVYPFLNIPVSARQAALGGDAITIRDYDVSFAIANPALLNKDSDKQLSVNGAAYLADSKYGTIAFAKDFDNGHMATINARYMSYGDIPRTDESGFENGQFTASDVAVGAGYAYQFEEDWTIGGGINFITSKIDTYTSSALSGTAGITYHNKKNKEVVSLVARNFGYQFKSFNGTREDLPFRIDLGYTKILKAIPLAITITAHDLQQFDISSQFNVDGQEVNVGRKIADHFSIGAELFPEKNFNIRLGYNVKRGNELAVADQRNFSGLSGGFGIKISKFRIDYAHVRYHNSSNVNQIGISMDLSGHRY, from the coding sequence TTGAAGAAAATTATCATTCTTTCATTATTTCTGTCAGGAATTGTTTCTTTTGCACAAACGGGAACAAATGTTTATCCATTCTTAAACATTCCCGTATCTGCCAGACAAGCTGCATTAGGTGGCGATGCAATTACTATAAGAGATTATGATGTTTCCTTTGCTATTGCAAATCCGGCTTTACTTAATAAGGACTCAGACAAACAGCTTTCTGTGAACGGAGCTGCGTATCTCGCAGATTCTAAATATGGAACTATTGCTTTTGCTAAAGACTTTGATAATGGCCATATGGCTACGATCAATGCTCGATATATGAGCTATGGTGATATCCCCAGAACAGATGAAAGTGGTTTTGAAAATGGGCAATTCACGGCTTCTGATGTTGCTGTAGGTGCAGGTTATGCTTATCAGTTTGAAGAAGACTGGACAATTGGAGGTGGAATTAATTTTATCACTTCAAAAATTGATACTTATACTTCATCAGCGCTTTCAGGTACTGCAGGGATAACGTATCATAATAAGAAAAATAAAGAAGTCGTTTCCCTTGTTGCCAGAAATTTCGGATACCAGTTTAAATCCTTTAATGGAACAAGAGAAGATCTTCCGTTCCGTATCGATTTAGGATACACCAAAATATTAAAGGCAATTCCTCTTGCTATCACGATTACGGCACACGATTTACAACAATTCGATATCTCTTCACAGTTTAATGTAGACGGCCAGGAAGTTAATGTAGGAAGAAAAATTGCTGATCACTTTTCAATAGGCGCTGAGTTATTCCCTGAAAAGAACTTTAACATCCGACTGGGATATAATGTAAAAAGAGGTAATGAACTTGCTGTAGCAGACCAAAGAAACTTCTCTGGTTTATCTGGTGGATTTGGAATTAAGATTTCAAAATTCCGAATTGACTATGCACATGTAAGGTATCATAACTCTTCTAATGTGAATCAAATAGGAATCTCTATGGACCTTAGCGGACACCGCTACTAA
- the pyrH gene encoding UMP kinase, which translates to MKYKRILLKLSGEALMGNRQYGIDNDRLQEYAVEIKKVVDKGCEVAIVIGGGNIFRGVAGAAKGMDRVQGDYMGMLATVINGMALQGALEDVGIKTRLQSAIEMDKVAEPFIKRRAVRHLEKGRVVIFGAGTGNPYFTTDTAATLRAIEIGADVILKGTRVDGIYDSDPEKNVNAVKYNSLSFDEVFEKNLKVMDMTAFTLSHENKLPIIVFDMNKDGNLGKIVDGENVGTLVDL; encoded by the coding sequence ATGAAATATAAAAGAATCCTTCTAAAACTTAGTGGTGAAGCCTTAATGGGGAATAGACAATATGGTATTGACAATGACAGGCTACAGGAATATGCTGTTGAAATAAAAAAAGTAGTAGATAAAGGTTGTGAAGTTGCCATTGTAATTGGAGGAGGAAATATATTCCGTGGAGTAGCAGGTGCTGCAAAAGGGATGGACAGGGTACAGGGTGACTATATGGGGATGCTGGCAACAGTAATCAATGGAATGGCTCTACAGGGTGCTTTGGAAGATGTCGGAATCAAAACAAGACTTCAGTCAGCTATTGAGATGGATAAAGTAGCTGAACCTTTTATTAAAAGACGTGCCGTAAGACACCTAGAAAAGGGGAGAGTTGTTATTTTTGGAGCTGGTACTGGAAACCCTTATTTTACAACAGATACCGCAGCAACATTGAGAGCAATTGAAATTGGTGCTGATGTCATTTTAAAAGGAACAAGAGTAGATGGAATTTACGATAGTGATCCTGAAAAAAATGTAAACGCTGTAAAATATAATTCTTTATCTTTCGATGAAGTTTTTGAAAAAAACCTTAAAGTGATGGATATGACTGCATTTACTTTAAGTCATGAAAATAAATTACCGATTATTGTTTTTGATATGAACAAGGATGGTAATCTAGGGAAAATCGTAGACGGAGAAAATGTTGGTACTTTAGTTGATTTGTAA